cacactacatagacagatagccctctcccccacactacatagacagatagccctctcccccacactacatagacagatatccctctcccccacactacatagacagatagccctctcctccacactacatagacagatagccctctcctccacactacatagacagatagccctctcccccacactacctagacagatagccctctccccacactacatagacagatagccctctcccccacactacatagacatatatccctctccccacactacatagacatatatccctctccccacactacatagacagatagccctctcccccacactacatagacagatatccctctcccccacactacatagacagatagctctctcccccacactacatagacagatagccctctcccccacactacatagacagatagccctctcccccacactacatagacagatagccctctcctccacactacatagacagatagccctctcccccacactacgTAGACAGACAGCCCTctccccacactacatagacagatatccctctcccccacactacgtagacagatagccctctccccacaCTACGTAGACAGATAGCCCTTTCCTCCACACTAcgtagacagatagccctctccccacaCTACGTAGACAGATatccctctcccccacactacatagacagatagccctctcctccacactacatagacagatagccctctcccccacactacatagacagatagccctctcctccacactacatagacagatagccctctcccccacactacatagacagatatccctctcccccacactacatagacagatatccctctcccccacactacatagacagatagccctctcctccacactacatagacagatagccctctcctccacactacatagacagatagccctctccccacactacctagacagatagccctctccccacactacatagacagatagccctctcccccacactacatagacatatatccctctccccacactacatagacagatagccctctcccccacactacatagacagatagccctctcccccacactacatagacagatagccctctcccccacactacatagacagatagccctctcccccacactacatagacagatagccctctcccccacactacgtagacagatagccctctcctccacactacgtagacagatagccctctcccccacactacgTAGACAGACAGCCCTctccccacactacatagacagatatcCCTCTCCCCACACTACGTAGACAGATatccctctcccccacactacatagacagatagccctctcccccacactacatagacagatagccctctcccccacactacatagacagatagccctctcctccacactacatagacagatagccctctcccccacactacatagacagatagccctctcctccacactacatagacagatagccctctcctccacactacatagacagatagccctctcctccacactacatagacagatagccctctcctccacactacatagacagatagccctctcccccacactacctagacagatagccctctccccacactacatagacagatagccctctcccccacactacgtagacagatagccctctcccccacactacatagacagatagccctctccccacactacatagacagatatccctctcccccacactacatagacagatagccctctcccccacactacatagacagatagccctctcccccacactacatagacagatagccctctcccccacactacatagacagatagccctctcccccacactacatagacagatagccctctcctccacactacatagacagatagccctctccccacactacatagacagatagccctctcccccacactacatagacagatagccctctccccacactacatagacagatagccctctcccccacactacatagacagatagccctctcccccacactacatagacagatagccctctccccacaCTACGTAGACATATAGCCCTCTcctccacactacatagacagatagccctctcctccacactacatagacagatagccctctccccacaCTACGTAGACATATAGCCCTCTCCTCCACACTACGTAGACAGATATAACATTGTGTTTCTATTCTAGGTGAGTGTTCTGACCACCCTGGAGCGCCGCTTCAACCTCCAGTCCGCCGACGTGGGCGTGATCGCCAGCAGCTTCGAGATCGGCAACCTGGCCCTCATCCTATTTGTCAGCTACTTCGGTGCAAAGGCCCACCGGCCGCGTCTGATTGGCTGCGGGGGCCTCGTCATGGCGCTGGGCGCGCTGCTCTCCGCCCTGCCAGAGTTCCTGACCCACCAGTATGAGTACGAGGCCGGGGATGGGTGGCACGCGGAGGACGGGAGGGATGTGTGTTCCAACATGACCAGGACTGAGGGCAGAGACTCTGCCTTCCTGTGTGGGAACAAGTCCAACACCAACATGATGTACCTGCTGCTGATAGGGGCCCAGGTACTGCTGGGGATCGGGGCAACACCAGTACAGCCTCTAGGGGTGTCCTACATAGACGACCACGTCAAGAGGAAAGACTCCTCTCTGTATATAGGTGAGTATATTAACCTTATATAATATACATATTAATAACAGAACAACGTGTTACTCCTCTGTATATAGGTGAGTATATTAACCGTATATAATATACATATTAATAACAGAACAACTTGTTACTCCTCTCTGTATATGGAGTAGGACCACACGCATTAGGAAGAAAGTGGTGACTCgtctctatactgtatatagaggtCAGTTAACTACCACTCCCTAACCACAATAACCCTAACCACAATCCAGCAGGTTCtctctgtatatactgtaggtgaGTAGGACCACACGCTTTAGAACAAAATAACTAGGAACACCTCGCTGAAACGTTCAACCAGCCCGTCAGTTTGAGGGTGGTAAGGGGTTGTGCCATGCTGTCTGTGGTGCTGCTTTATGAGCTTGGAGTTGAAGTTGGTTCTCTGATCAGTGACAATATAACCTATTGGAACATGACTAACTACTTGTTAGTTTTCCTGTGATGTGTTTGGAAACGCACACCATAGGGCAGAGGTAGGTAACTACATGCAGCCTAGGGCTGATTCATGTCAGAGCGGATGGTTGGGAGAACGGAACATAgttataataatttgtacactctAAATTGACCACAATTAAATTGAcccaaaaagagattgtatttgaaaataacagtagtgtcatagcttgattacattgagacacgatcacaTTTCTGTTTTTAGCTGAATTCCTGGCGGTTTGAGTCTTTTTGGACCAAT
This region of Salvelinus alpinus unplaced genomic scaffold, SLU_Salpinus.1 scaffold_45, whole genome shotgun sequence genomic DNA includes:
- the LOC139567128 gene encoding solute carrier organic anion transporter family member 3A1-like, with the protein product MQVKTQICTERSTEDPEHDDNQKHTSCFSNIKIFLVSECALMLAQGTVGAYLVSVLTTLERRFNLQSADVGVIASSFEIGNLALILFVSYFGAKAHRPRLIGCGGLVMALGALLSALPEFLTHQYEYEAGDGWHAEDGRDVCSNMTRTEGRDSAFLCGNKSNTNMMYLLLIGAQVLLGIGATPVQPLGVSYIDDHVKRKDSSLYIAEFLAV